A section of the Parasteatoda tepidariorum isolate YZ-2023 chromosome 6, CAS_Ptep_4.0, whole genome shotgun sequence genome encodes:
- the LOC107438510 gene encoding uncharacterized protein, translated as MDGYLKRKHAEIEEGNRKGFSALVIDFEGFQLSSGTYIVKELAFHAVKGNPITGVCTFQPPFPFEELPTQQKMQYSWIVRNIHQIDWNQGELPYIKFHIMLTFLCDMYPHIYVKGLEKRKFLEILTGRVFYSLEDFGCPKVDELIPTFHHALYIHQILNIVHSLRRKHLDDFYKTYK; from the exons ATGGACggatatttaaagagaaaacatGCTGAAATTGAA gaAGGAAACAGAAAAGGATTCTCAGCTTTAGTCATTGATTTTGAAGGTTTTCAACTTTCATCAGGGACATACATTGTCAAAGAACTTGCTTTTCATGCTGTAAAAGGTAATCCCATTACCGGAGTGTGTACATTCCAACCACCGTTCCCGTTTGAAGAACTTCCAACACAACAGAAAATGCAATATTCTTGGATAGTCCGAAATATTCATCAAATAGATTGGAACCAAGGAGAATTACCctacattaaatttcatattatgttGACTTTTCTGTGTGATATGTATCCACATATCTATGTGAAAGGACTCGAGAAAcggaaatttttagaaattctaacCGGCAGAGTGTTTTACAGTTTGGAAGATTTTGGCTGTCCTAAAGTAGATGAACTGATACCAACTTTTCATCATGCACTATACATTCACCAGATTTTAAACATTGTGCACTCGTTAAGGCGAAAGCATTTGGACGATTTCTACAAGACCTATAAATAG